In Phragmitibacter flavus, the following are encoded in one genomic region:
- a CDS encoding DUF1501 domain-containing protein, with protein MSCNNIDYVTSRRDFLRTAGTGFGAVALSALTGQSLFASNAPNPVAAKIPHYFGRAKSVIFCFMEGGPSHLDTFDYKPELNKLHGQQLPSSFKPPILAMGEDNAPLMGSPRQWKQHGQSGLWVSDWFPHVAQHADDLAVIKSCWSSGINHAGGVCSMNTGSIFGGRPSLGAWVSYGLGTENQTLPAFVVIKDSERGVINGVRNWGTGFMPAVYQGVEFSSEGTPIRNLTNPKGVTLERQRAKLDLLGDLNQLHAASRQDNSDLEARIRSYELAYKMQAEAPQAVDIANESEATKKLYGMDQENTAVFGRNCLLARRLVENGVRFVQLYSGAGSRWDSHSNLEGNHSKLCHSVDQPIAGLLADLKSRGMLEDTLVIWGGEFGRTPMSEQGGGRDHNPTGFTMWMAGGGVKGGQTIGATDELGLYAIEDRLHVHDIHSTIMHLMGLDHTQVIYNNKGRPERIDQNEGHAYTKIAAV; from the coding sequence ATGTCCTGCAACAACATCGACTACGTCACCTCCCGTCGTGACTTCCTGCGCACCGCCGGCACCGGCTTCGGAGCCGTCGCCCTCTCCGCGCTCACCGGCCAGTCCCTCTTCGCCAGCAACGCCCCCAACCCTGTTGCCGCCAAGATCCCCCACTATTTCGGACGGGCCAAAAGCGTCATCTTCTGCTTCATGGAAGGCGGCCCCAGCCATCTCGACACCTTCGATTACAAACCCGAGCTCAACAAACTCCACGGCCAGCAGCTCCCCTCCAGCTTCAAACCACCCATCTTGGCCATGGGCGAAGACAACGCTCCGTTGATGGGCTCTCCACGCCAGTGGAAACAACACGGTCAGTCCGGCCTGTGGGTCTCCGACTGGTTCCCGCACGTCGCACAGCACGCCGATGACCTCGCCGTCATCAAATCCTGCTGGTCCAGCGGCATCAACCACGCCGGCGGCGTTTGCTCCATGAACACCGGCTCCATCTTCGGCGGTCGCCCCTCCCTCGGAGCATGGGTCTCCTACGGACTCGGCACAGAAAACCAAACCCTCCCCGCCTTTGTCGTCATCAAGGACAGCGAACGCGGCGTCATCAACGGCGTCCGCAACTGGGGCACCGGCTTCATGCCCGCCGTCTATCAAGGTGTCGAGTTCAGCTCCGAAGGCACCCCCATCCGCAACCTCACCAACCCCAAAGGCGTCACCCTCGAACGCCAGCGCGCCAAACTCGATCTCCTCGGCGACCTCAACCAGCTTCACGCCGCCAGCCGCCAGGACAACAGCGACCTCGAAGCACGCATCCGCAGCTACGAACTCGCCTATAAAATGCAGGCCGAAGCCCCGCAAGCGGTCGACATCGCCAACGAATCCGAAGCCACCAAAAAACTCTATGGCATGGACCAGGAAAACACCGCGGTGTTCGGACGCAACTGCCTCCTCGCCCGTCGTCTTGTCGAAAACGGTGTCCGCTTTGTCCAGCTTTACTCCGGAGCCGGCAGCCGCTGGGACAGCCACAGCAACCTCGAAGGTAACCACTCCAAACTCTGCCACTCCGTCGACCAGCCCATCGCCGGCCTGCTTGCCGACCTCAAATCGCGCGGCATGCTCGAAGACACCCTCGTCATCTGGGGCGGTGAATTCGGCCGCACTCCGATGAGCGAACAAGGCGGCGGACGCGACCACAACCCCACCGGCTTCACCATGTGGATGGCTGGCGGCGGCGTCAAAGGCGGCCAGACCATCGGAGCCACCGATGAACTCGGCCTCTATGCCATTGAGGACCGCCTTCACGTCCACGACATCCACTCCACCATCATGCACCTCATGGGTCTCGACCACACCCAGGTCATCTACAACAACAAAGGCCGTCCCGAACGCATTGACCAAAACGAAGGCCACGCTTATACCAAAATAGCTGCTGTATAG
- a CDS encoding sigma-70 family RNA polymerase sigma factor has translation METDRSTEFLTLLTQHDRALALYVYGLVTPAADADDILQQAKMVMWRSFDQFELGTNFLAWARKVAFNQILTYRRQRKRDHLPLSDETLEAIGHEVAKLSDDGGDVRREALQECVNRLPEEQRQMVLLRYYEDLEVEAVAAKISSTTGAVYRALSRVRFTLLECVERRVAAEKKGASA, from the coding sequence ATGGAGACGGATCGATCCACAGAATTTTTGACGTTGTTGACGCAGCATGATCGGGCGCTGGCGTTGTATGTTTATGGGCTGGTGACTCCGGCGGCGGATGCGGATGACATTTTGCAACAGGCGAAGATGGTGATGTGGCGGAGTTTTGATCAGTTTGAACTGGGCACAAACTTTTTGGCTTGGGCGCGGAAGGTGGCGTTTAACCAGATTTTGACGTATCGGCGTCAGCGCAAACGGGATCATTTGCCGTTGAGTGATGAGACGCTGGAGGCGATTGGCCATGAGGTGGCGAAACTTTCGGATGATGGTGGCGATGTGCGGCGTGAGGCGTTGCAGGAGTGTGTGAACCGCTTGCCGGAGGAGCAGCGGCAGATGGTGTTGCTGCGCTATTATGAAGATCTTGAGGTGGAGGCGGTGGCGGCGAAGATTTCGAGCACGACGGGGGCGGTTTACCGGGCGTTGAGCCGGGTGCGGTTCACCTTATTGGAATGCGTGGAGCGTCGGGTGGCGGCGGAGAAGAAGGGGGCTTCGGCATGA
- a CDS encoding Uma2 family endonuclease, with product MDASTETLLAPLLRSARLTELQKALHASLADEQSRRELFHDEIDDSVKAEFINGEIIMHSPAKTRHLNAVKFIARLLDAYAETHSLGTVFTEKALIRLPRNSYEPDICYFRKETADQFTPDQTLFPAPDLIVEVLSETTEHRDRGIKMEDYAAHGVSEYWLVDAVGGFIEQYLPGPEGLTFQLARKVDQGTLPSHALAGFILPVPAAFDPVENRRALLAILQ from the coding sequence ATGGATGCCTCCACCGAAACCCTGCTGGCCCCGCTGCTGCGCTCCGCCCGGCTCACCGAGTTGCAGAAGGCATTGCATGCCTCCCTCGCCGACGAACAGAGCCGTCGCGAACTTTTCCATGACGAGATCGACGACTCCGTTAAAGCCGAGTTCATCAACGGCGAAATCATCATGCACTCCCCCGCCAAAACCCGCCACCTCAATGCCGTGAAATTCATTGCGCGGCTCCTCGACGCCTACGCAGAAACCCATTCCCTCGGCACCGTCTTCACCGAAAAGGCGCTCATCCGCCTGCCGCGCAACAGCTACGAACCCGACATCTGCTATTTCCGCAAGGAAACCGCCGACCAGTTCACTCCCGATCAAACCCTCTTCCCTGCTCCCGACCTAATCGTCGAAGTCCTCTCCGAAACCACTGAACACCGCGATCGCGGCATCAAGATGGAAGACTACGCCGCCCACGGCGTCTCCGAATACTGGCTCGTTGATGCCGTCGGTGGGTTCATCGAACAATACCTGCCCGGCCCCGAGGGTCTCACCTTCCAGTTGGCCCGCAAAGTCGATCAAGGCACCCTTCCCAGCCACGCCCTCGCCGGGTTCATCCTCCCCGTGCCAGCTGCCTTCGACCCCGTCGAAAACCGCCGCGCCCTGCTCGCCATCCTTCAGTAA
- a CDS encoding MBL fold metallo-hydrolase — translation MSKVHTLDLKFRGMAGTIAAFLVECGAGELALVETGPGSTLENLLVGIREAGFDPGDVKHVLVTHVHLDHAGAAGWWAQKQGAKVYAHPRAVGHLMDPTKLLGSAKMVYGERMEELWGEMLPVPEEQMVTVEDGGRIEIGETVFVAHDTPGHARHHHVFEIEGEGVCFTGDVAGVRLQGQNYISVAAAPPQFDPVAYEASILKLQAMKFKRLYLTHFGALDDVAAHMEMERLRVAQVHQTVGSFLRAGYDAEKVRRSYEQSERMFAGLQGVVRDADWDLYQCANHTDMGADGIALYCEKRAAG, via the coding sequence ATGAGCAAGGTTCACACGCTGGATTTGAAGTTTCGGGGGATGGCGGGGACGATTGCGGCGTTTTTGGTCGAGTGTGGAGCGGGGGAGCTGGCGTTGGTGGAGACGGGGCCGGGGTCGACTTTGGAGAATTTGTTGGTGGGCATTCGAGAGGCGGGATTCGATCCGGGAGACGTGAAACATGTGCTGGTGACGCATGTGCATTTGGATCATGCGGGGGCGGCAGGGTGGTGGGCGCAAAAGCAGGGAGCGAAGGTGTATGCGCATCCGCGGGCGGTGGGACATTTGATGGATCCGACAAAATTGCTGGGAAGCGCGAAGATGGTTTATGGGGAGCGCATGGAGGAGCTTTGGGGGGAGATGCTGCCGGTGCCGGAGGAGCAGATGGTGACGGTGGAGGATGGGGGGAGGATTGAAATTGGGGAGACGGTGTTCGTGGCGCATGACACGCCGGGGCATGCGCGGCATCATCATGTGTTTGAGATCGAGGGCGAGGGGGTTTGTTTTACGGGTGATGTGGCGGGGGTGAGGTTGCAGGGGCAAAACTACATCAGCGTGGCGGCGGCACCTCCCCAGTTTGATCCGGTGGCTTATGAGGCATCGATTTTGAAGTTACAGGCGATGAAGTTCAAAAGGCTGTATCTGACGCATTTTGGGGCCCTGGATGACGTCGCTGCGCACATGGAGATGGAGCGGCTGCGAGTGGCGCAGGTTCATCAGACCGTGGGTTCTTTTTTGCGCGCGGGATATGATGCGGAGAAGGTGCGACGCAGTTATGAGCAGAGCGAGCGGATGTTTGCGGGCCTGCAGGGGGTGGTGCGGGATGCGGACTGGGATCTATACCAGTGTGCGAATCACACGGACATGGGCGCCGATGGGATTGCGCTTTATTGCGAGAAGCGGGCGGCGGGGTAA
- a CDS encoding DNRLRE domain-containing protein, with protein sequence MRGASGGGGEEGGFGMSDDRLDVSKSADAWRLLELCERAADGKLTEEERVFLEETLKGNEGARRLFAKSLHQRAELRYDQSWAKEKGSELPSVEESAQPGERWRWVAVVLVGLVAMGAGGFWLANGMEKSKGLKVATLSRTINSKWGGSTLPTVEGSRMGVGRLEILEGMAVIGFDSGAEVVMEAPATLEVVDGRRCRLERGTLVVEVPEKALGFTVETPQATVVDFGTKFGVSAGEDGKYLVKVLEGSVEVTPKNGDAVRRLKGGQSMDTGLRRSQLNPQPDEQESYRWQPNLILDAGDGWQVISTAYGRGKDSYIQSQTNNRNFGRDPFFRVKHSGIVPNLDRKGYVGFDLDRFDKEMIEDAELVLTIEPSDLGFATLVPDSTFSVYGVTAEAEDEWEEGELTWQKAPAHDANQKALNQPDMLRVVKLGEFKVAQGGVGTRLLRNQALVDFLKADTNGLVTFIICRETAEVDRDGLVHAFATKESRNNTPPLLRVKLKG encoded by the coding sequence ATGCGTGGAGCGTCGGGTGGCGGCGGAGAAGAAGGGGGCTTCGGCATGAGTGACGATCGGCTGGATGTTTCGAAATCGGCGGATGCGTGGCGATTGCTGGAGCTTTGTGAGCGGGCGGCGGATGGGAAGCTGACGGAGGAGGAGCGGGTTTTTTTGGAGGAGACGCTGAAGGGGAATGAGGGGGCAAGGAGATTGTTTGCGAAGTCGCTGCATCAACGGGCGGAGCTTCGGTATGATCAGAGCTGGGCGAAGGAAAAGGGCAGTGAGTTGCCGTCGGTGGAGGAGAGCGCGCAGCCGGGGGAACGCTGGCGTTGGGTGGCGGTAGTGCTGGTGGGTTTGGTGGCGATGGGAGCGGGCGGATTTTGGCTGGCGAACGGGATGGAGAAGTCGAAGGGGTTGAAGGTGGCAACGTTGAGTCGGACCATCAACAGCAAGTGGGGCGGGAGCACGCTGCCAACGGTGGAGGGTTCGCGCATGGGGGTGGGGCGGTTGGAGATTTTGGAAGGGATGGCGGTGATCGGTTTTGATAGCGGGGCGGAGGTGGTGATGGAGGCGCCAGCGACGTTGGAGGTGGTGGATGGAAGGCGTTGTCGACTGGAGCGCGGAACGCTTGTGGTGGAGGTGCCGGAGAAGGCGCTGGGGTTTACGGTGGAGACGCCACAGGCGACGGTCGTGGATTTCGGGACGAAGTTTGGGGTGAGCGCCGGCGAGGATGGCAAGTATTTGGTGAAGGTGTTGGAGGGATCGGTGGAGGTGACACCGAAAAATGGGGATGCGGTGCGGAGGTTGAAGGGCGGTCAGTCGATGGACACGGGGTTGCGTCGGAGTCAGCTGAATCCGCAGCCGGACGAGCAGGAGTCGTATCGCTGGCAGCCCAATTTGATTTTGGACGCGGGGGATGGCTGGCAGGTGATTTCGACGGCGTATGGCCGGGGCAAGGACAGTTATATTCAGAGTCAGACGAACAATCGCAACTTTGGGCGTGATCCGTTTTTTCGGGTCAAGCACAGCGGGATCGTGCCCAATCTGGATCGGAAAGGGTATGTGGGATTTGATCTGGACCGGTTCGACAAGGAGATGATCGAAGATGCGGAGCTGGTGCTGACGATTGAGCCGAGTGACCTGGGTTTTGCAACGTTGGTTCCAGACAGCACCTTTTCGGTTTATGGAGTGACGGCGGAGGCGGAGGACGAGTGGGAGGAGGGGGAGTTGACGTGGCAAAAAGCTCCGGCGCATGATGCGAATCAGAAGGCGTTGAACCAGCCGGACATGTTACGGGTGGTGAAGCTGGGTGAGTTCAAGGTTGCCCAGGGTGGGGTGGGGACGAGGCTGTTGCGGAATCAGGCGCTGGTGGATTTTTTGAAAGCGGATACGAACGGGCTGGTGACGTTCATCATTTGTCGCGAGACGGCGGAGGTGGATCGCGACGGACTGGTGCATGCCTTTGCGACGAAGGAGAGCCGGAACAACACGCCGCCGTTGTTGAGGGTGAAGTTGAAAGGATAA
- a CDS encoding DUF5077 domain-containing protein, with translation MLRPVLVFAAVVSVGGFAVSCKEKPGAEMAEVTLEPEGTVVVEEETPEAEAPAFDSDAPKGIISELGEFGSEDPVERQDLPGRGILNFTITDRNQTFMPGEHWEQYNFPFEARRSGRYRVRLTYMLKSSGMGVQLKLGDQRVKKQLKHTGDGQAVMYLGEVNIAQAGSQFMALYTPSAMGWSKFFLHEIALVPTQETDSDAEVVAEENGAVHLLAKQATTWSEHMRYEPKPEKDCLGFWTEKDDFAEWEFKVEKAGKYEVIVHQGCGAGGGSQVAVELAGQQLEFKVEDTGGFQKWKPVTVGQVEIDSAGVYRLAVKPKTKEGAAIMDVRKVVLVPVS, from the coding sequence ATGCTTCGCCCTGTTCTTGTTTTTGCTGCGGTTGTTTCGGTTGGTGGGTTCGCGGTTTCCTGCAAGGAAAAACCGGGGGCGGAAATGGCTGAGGTCACTCTAGAACCAGAGGGAACAGTCGTGGTTGAAGAAGAGACTCCCGAGGCGGAAGCCCCTGCTTTTGATTCGGATGCGCCGAAGGGGATTATTTCGGAATTGGGAGAGTTTGGCAGCGAGGATCCGGTGGAGCGGCAGGATTTGCCGGGGCGTGGAATTTTAAATTTCACCATCACCGATCGGAACCAGACGTTCATGCCTGGGGAGCATTGGGAGCAATACAATTTTCCCTTTGAGGCGCGCCGCTCGGGTAGATACCGCGTGAGGCTTACTTACATGCTGAAGTCATCAGGCATGGGGGTGCAATTGAAGCTGGGGGATCAGCGGGTGAAGAAGCAGTTGAAACACACGGGGGATGGTCAGGCGGTGATGTATCTGGGTGAGGTGAACATTGCGCAGGCGGGCAGCCAGTTCATGGCGCTGTATACGCCAAGTGCGATGGGGTGGTCGAAGTTTTTCCTGCATGAGATTGCCCTGGTGCCGACGCAAGAAACGGATTCGGATGCTGAGGTGGTGGCCGAGGAGAATGGGGCGGTGCATTTGCTGGCGAAGCAGGCGACGACGTGGAGTGAGCACATGCGCTATGAGCCGAAGCCTGAAAAGGATTGTCTGGGGTTCTGGACGGAGAAGGACGATTTTGCGGAGTGGGAGTTCAAGGTTGAGAAGGCGGGCAAATACGAGGTGATCGTGCATCAGGGTTGCGGTGCGGGCGGCGGAAGCCAGGTGGCGGTGGAACTGGCCGGTCAGCAACTGGAGTTCAAGGTGGAGGACACGGGCGGATTTCAGAAATGGAAGCCGGTGACGGTGGGGCAGGTGGAGATCGATAGCGCGGGAGTTTACCGATTGGCGGTCAAACCAAAGACGAAAGAGGGCGCGGCGATCATGGATGTGCGCAAGGTGGTGCTGGTGCCGGTGTCGTAA
- a CDS encoding PSD1 and planctomycete cytochrome C domain-containing protein, producing the protein MKKTLTLLLLLSASFNASAASDVTAEADAQREAMLFFENDIRPILANRCYSCHGEDKQKAGLRVDDINHLLAGGDTGAALTKGDPDKSLFIEAVRYQNADFQMPPKEKLPDNEIALLEKWVAMGAPWPQTAEQAKAGARDEFGFTAEDRSLWSLQPLAKPTPPANVGQNWAKNSIDSFIAAKHAETKLTPAPTATPRELIRRAYYDLTGLPPTTEQVAAFEKDPSDVAYAKLIDTLLATPQYGERWAQHWLDLVRFAESDGYNADAYRPAAWPYRDWVINAFNNDMPYDQFVRYQLAGDEINPEDPNVLVATSYLRNGIYEWNQRDVRGQHQLIVEDMTDTTGELFLGLSMGCARCHNHKFDPILQKDYYRLQAFFTPVLWRTDLKLATPEEKAAHAKQTAEWEAATVQTRAQMQAMVGKYLESKKKSAFERFRDDIEVMMHKDPNDREPLEHQLASLAYRQVQYEEERFTPLTSLKKDEDKKAYQALEAELKKFDHLKPKPLLDAFVATDAKATFPPTILKTRAGETDIAPGFLTILEPGDINPAPIGNSTGRRTALANWMTRPDNQLTTRTIVNRIWAYHFGRGISSVTSDLGNMGEKPTHPELLDWLAQEFVSNGWSFKKLHRTIMLSATYRQTALRTADAHINTTDPGNTLLWRFHPRRLDAEQARDSMLTASGEIDVTLGGEVKDAAKTTRRAIYVTKKRNNQDEFLRNLDAPAGFLSAPERQTTTTPTQALFMLNGDWVLTRARELATRSKTIDEAWQNALGRSPTAKEAELAHQFLRNRAGEDAYQLDQSTAKDTDEALFKDGTPHERILVKDAKKEGDDFTIEALVTLDSIDVNASVRTIVSRWNLGKDNLESFGWSLGVTGIKSRYKPNNLIVQLVGEDENTNIGYEVVPSDLHLKLNTPYYLAVTVSCAAKTVTFRVTDLSQPNQKPTSVVIPHDIRRGISKGASSLVIGGLNQRTPTHHWDGRIDALRLSLGAQDEDRFHPKANLWKNALVNWNATKPLAPGSEWSGFDGKSDSNNPLQNAMTDLCHVLLNSNEFLYLH; encoded by the coding sequence ATGAAGAAAACGCTTACCTTGCTGCTGCTCCTCAGCGCCTCATTCAACGCTTCCGCCGCCTCCGACGTCACCGCAGAAGCCGATGCCCAGCGCGAGGCCATGCTCTTCTTTGAGAACGACATCCGCCCCATCCTCGCCAACCGCTGCTACTCCTGCCACGGCGAAGACAAACAAAAAGCCGGACTCCGTGTCGACGATATCAATCACCTCCTCGCCGGTGGCGACACCGGTGCTGCCCTCACCAAAGGCGACCCCGACAAATCCCTTTTTATCGAAGCCGTGCGTTACCAAAACGCCGACTTCCAAATGCCCCCCAAGGAAAAACTCCCCGACAACGAAATCGCCCTTCTCGAAAAATGGGTCGCCATGGGTGCCCCCTGGCCGCAAACCGCCGAACAGGCCAAAGCCGGCGCTCGTGACGAATTCGGCTTCACCGCCGAAGACCGCTCCCTCTGGAGCCTGCAACCCCTCGCCAAACCCACCCCACCCGCCAATGTCGGTCAGAATTGGGCGAAAAATTCCATCGACAGCTTCATTGCCGCCAAACACGCCGAAACCAAACTCACCCCAGCCCCCACCGCCACCCCCCGCGAACTCATCCGTCGCGCCTACTACGACCTCACTGGCCTTCCTCCCACGACCGAGCAAGTCGCCGCGTTTGAAAAAGACCCCAGCGATGTCGCCTACGCCAAACTCATCGACACCCTTCTCGCCACTCCCCAATACGGCGAACGCTGGGCCCAACACTGGCTCGACCTCGTCCGCTTTGCCGAATCTGATGGCTACAACGCCGACGCCTACCGCCCCGCCGCCTGGCCCTATCGCGATTGGGTGATCAACGCCTTCAACAACGACATGCCCTACGACCAGTTCGTGCGCTACCAGCTCGCCGGCGACGAAATCAATCCCGAAGATCCCAACGTCCTCGTCGCCACCTCCTACCTTCGCAACGGCATCTACGAATGGAACCAGCGCGACGTTCGCGGCCAGCACCAGCTCATCGTCGAAGACATGACCGACACCACCGGCGAACTTTTCCTCGGCCTCTCCATGGGCTGCGCCCGCTGCCACAATCACAAGTTCGACCCCATCCTGCAAAAAGACTACTACCGTCTCCAGGCCTTCTTCACCCCCGTCCTGTGGCGCACCGACCTCAAGCTCGCCACCCCGGAAGAAAAAGCCGCCCACGCCAAACAAACTGCCGAATGGGAAGCCGCCACAGTTCAAACCCGCGCCCAGATGCAGGCAATGGTCGGCAAATACCTCGAATCCAAGAAGAAAAGCGCCTTCGAACGCTTCCGCGATGACATCGAGGTCATGATGCACAAGGACCCCAACGACCGCGAGCCCCTCGAGCACCAGCTCGCCAGCCTCGCCTACCGCCAGGTCCAATACGAAGAAGAACGCTTCACCCCGCTCACCTCCCTCAAAAAGGACGAGGACAAAAAAGCCTACCAGGCCCTTGAAGCCGAACTCAAAAAATTCGACCACCTCAAACCCAAACCCCTCCTCGACGCCTTCGTCGCCACCGACGCCAAAGCCACCTTTCCCCCCACCATCCTCAAAACCCGTGCCGGTGAAACCGACATCGCCCCCGGCTTTCTTACCATCCTTGAACCCGGCGACATCAACCCCGCCCCCATCGGCAACTCCACCGGCCGCCGCACCGCGCTTGCCAACTGGATGACCCGCCCCGACAACCAACTCACCACCCGCACCATCGTCAACCGCATCTGGGCTTATCACTTCGGCCGCGGCATCTCCTCCGTCACCAGCGACCTCGGCAACATGGGCGAAAAACCCACCCATCCCGAACTTCTCGACTGGCTCGCCCAAGAATTTGTCAGCAACGGCTGGAGCTTCAAGAAACTCCACCGCACCATCATGCTCTCCGCCACCTACCGGCAGACCGCCTTGCGCACCGCCGACGCCCACATCAACACCACCGACCCGGGCAACACGCTTCTGTGGCGCTTCCATCCCCGCCGTCTCGACGCCGAACAGGCCCGCGACTCCATGCTCACCGCCAGTGGCGAAATCGACGTCACCCTCGGCGGCGAAGTGAAAGACGCCGCCAAAACCACCCGCCGCGCCATCTACGTCACCAAAAAGCGCAACAACCAGGATGAATTCCTGCGCAACCTCGACGCCCCCGCCGGTTTCCTCAGCGCCCCGGAACGCCAGACCACCACCACCCCCACCCAAGCCCTCTTCATGCTTAATGGTGACTGGGTCCTCACTCGTGCCCGCGAACTCGCCACCCGTTCCAAAACCATCGACGAAGCCTGGCAGAACGCCCTCGGTCGCTCCCCCACCGCCAAAGAAGCCGAACTCGCCCACCAATTCCTGCGCAACCGCGCCGGTGAAGACGCCTACCAGCTCGACCAAAGCACCGCCAAGGACACCGATGAAGCCCTCTTCAAAGACGGCACGCCTCACGAACGCATCCTCGTCAAAGACGCGAAAAAAGAAGGCGACGACTTCACCATCGAAGCGCTCGTCACCCTCGACAGCATCGACGTCAACGCCTCCGTCCGCACCATCGTTTCCCGCTGGAACCTCGGCAAAGACAACCTCGAGTCCTTCGGCTGGAGCCTCGGCGTCACCGGCATCAAGTCCCGCTACAAACCCAACAACCTCATCGTTCAACTGGTCGGCGAAGACGAAAACACCAACATCGGTTATGAAGTCGTCCCCTCCGACCTCCACCTCAAACTCAACACCCCCTACTACCTCGCCGTCACCGTCTCCTGCGCCGCCAAAACCGTGACCTTCCGCGTCACCGACCTCAGCCAGCCCAACCAAAAACCCACCTCGGTTGTCATCCCTCACGACATCCGACGCGGCATCAGCAAAGGCGCCTCATCCCTCGTCATCGGCGGCCTCAATCAGCGCACCCCCACTCATCATTGGGACGGTCGCATCGACGCGCTGCGCCTCAGCCTCGGTGCCCAGGACGAAGACCGCTTCCACCCCAAAGCCAACCTTTGGAAGAACGCCCTGGTCAACTGGAACGCCACCAAACCCCTCGCCCCCGGCAGCGAATGGTCCGGCTTCGACGGCAAATCCGACTCCAACAACCCCCTTCAAAACGCCATGACCGACCTTTGCCACGTCCTCCTCAACTCCAACGAGTTTCTCTACCTCCACTAA
- a CDS encoding PEP-CTERM sorting domain-containing protein (PEP-CTERM proteins occur, often in large numbers, in the proteomes of bacteria that also encode an exosortase, a predicted intramembrane cysteine proteinase. The presence of a PEP-CTERM domain at a protein's C-terminus predicts cleavage within the sorting domain, followed by covalent anchoring to some some component of the (usually Gram-negative) cell surface. Many PEP-CTERM proteins exhibit an unusual sequence composition that includes large numbers of potential glycosylation sites. Expression of one such protein has been shown restore the ability of a bacterium to form floc, a type of biofilm.): MPISRLIPLLAIMAAGILVAPLSLSAATLYQQNFVGISGNLGVHNWLGYQSATAIPVTSTSGSYRAGSINNNGLPDTPGPPASASPAVAGYIFAQNYAISTSGTVTTAASNYFLHMNTTLPTILDLDGYSSLNIQWHQSASNSNTSSRLAIQLDNGSWYVTNNTNTGPGSQGNTTFSAFNSNILTQNWYSLDFAPSFELAVDTSSLLNYNALTGLGSNITAVGIYIDSLPAAVATSVAGGTAESYITLRLDAITITGDLVPEPTRALLLSFALCGLLLHRRRS; this comes from the coding sequence ATGCCGATTTCACGCCTAATCCCGCTGCTCGCCATCATGGCAGCAGGCATTCTCGTTGCGCCCCTTTCTCTTTCCGCGGCCACCCTCTACCAGCAAAACTTCGTCGGAATCAGCGGCAATCTTGGAGTCCACAACTGGCTCGGCTACCAATCCGCCACCGCCATTCCGGTCACCAGCACCTCGGGGAGCTACCGCGCAGGTTCCATCAACAACAACGGCCTGCCCGACACCCCCGGACCCCCGGCCTCTGCCAGCCCCGCCGTTGCCGGATACATCTTTGCCCAAAATTACGCCATCTCCACTTCCGGCACCGTCACCACCGCCGCCTCCAACTACTTTTTGCACATGAACACCACGCTGCCCACGATCCTTGATCTGGATGGCTATTCCTCCCTCAACATCCAGTGGCACCAGAGTGCCTCCAACAGCAATACCAGCAGCCGCCTTGCCATTCAGCTCGATAACGGCTCTTGGTATGTCACCAACAACACCAACACCGGACCCGGATCACAAGGCAACACCACCTTCAGCGCCTTCAATTCCAACATCCTCACCCAGAATTGGTATTCCCTCGACTTCGCCCCCTCTTTTGAACTCGCCGTCGACACCTCCAGCCTTCTCAACTACAACGCCCTAACGGGGCTCGGCAGCAACATCACCGCAGTTGGAATCTACATCGACTCCCTCCCAGCCGCCGTCGCCACCTCCGTTGCTGGAGGCACTGCCGAGAGTTACATCACTCTGCGACTGGATGCCATCACCATTACCGGCGACCTCGTCCCCGAGCCCACCCGCGCCCTGCTCCTCTCTTTCGCCCTCTGCGGCCTCCTGCTCCACCGCAGACGGTCGTAA